The Pleuronectes platessa chromosome 13, fPlePla1.1, whole genome shotgun sequence genome includes a window with the following:
- the LOC128454546 gene encoding interleukin-12 subunit alpha — MPLTKLYVPAALLLLVLSCPLWHVGQSLPMMGKGPMTDSCVSHARTLLENITDALAQKDLFSAIDCPMQSVELNMATDTPSVCAPKGSTCTGTTKAEFDQKSCMENIGEDLLYYYTFLAAQPKGLLGLTVQLRTLMENCFPWSLSTDLASKQAHTDSPSTYDERLRLCKELKGFHVRTITINRVLGYMNSGEHTK; from the exons ATGCCGCTCACCAAGCTCT ACGTCCCTGCTGCACTCCTGCTCCTCGTGCTCAGCTGTCCTCTGTGGCACGTCGGCCAGTCTCTGCCGATGATGGGTAAAGGACCGATGACGGACTCCTGCGTCTCACATGCACGGACGCTTCTAGAGAACATCACTGATGCTCTTGCACAG AAGGACCTGTTCAGTGCGATCGACTGCCCAATGCAGAGTGTGGAGCTGAACATGGCGACTGATACACCATCTGTGTGTGCACCAAAG GGATCAACATGCACTGGAACCACTAAAGCAGAATTTGATCAG AAATCATGTATGGAAAACATCGGGGAGGATTTGCTTTACTACTACACATTTCTCGCAGCTCAGCCGAAGGGTTTGCTTGGGCTAACTGTTCAGCTCAGAACCCTGATGGAG AACTGCTTCCCGTGGTCTCTGTCAACAGACTTGGCCTCAAAACAG GCTCATACGGACAGTCCGAGCACCTATGATGAGAGACTGAGACTCTGCAAAGAGCTGAAGGGCTTCCACGTCCGCACCATCACTATCAACAGGGTCCTCGGATACATGAACTCCGGGGAACACACTAAATAA
- the LOC128454547 gene encoding zona pellucida sperm-binding protein 3 yields the protein MEPNLRTTTGSSTWWIIIIVVLLSVSTLTQSQLVQNTSPTWTPSYNQQQQQQQQSPEHGARPRPVVLRCHPDSMEVVVQADLFDTGLQVDGRHLRLGSDPAAEYSACSAAPSGEAEFTIWAHLMDCGTKLSSTKEKIIYSTILVYSPETPPDGLHRLDGATIPVECHYEKRYALDGISLQPTWIPQVSTTSAEDQIAFNLRIMTDDWQFERASYSYFLGDPIHFEVSAIPGNHVPLRVYVDQCFATATPDAEAKIKYGFVERDGCLTDAYLTNSSSHFLRRAKEHQLRFQLDAFKFYQEPRNQVYIACYVKAVPVTSTVSSQNRACSLIENRWRSVDGNDQECRSCDISHRIEEPPLTEAPDAIAWSNMIPPEGSVQNRPGHPPATYMRLRPHDKPHQSSARLMKRGAESRWVQQILHIKLSNSNLCTIYISHKDSIHFPRRQKYISPMDP from the exons ATGGAGCCTAACCTGCGGACAACCACTGGATCGTCTACATGGtggatcatcatcatcgtcgtcctccTGTCAGtctccacactcacacagagccaGTTAGTGCAGAACACCAGCCCCACCTGGACACCCAGCTAcaaccaacagcagcagcagcagcagcagagcccgGAGCACGGAGCGCGGCCTCGGCCTGTGGTGCTCCGGTGTCACCCGGACTCCATGGAGGTCGTGGTCCAGGCGGACTTGTTTGACACGGGCCTCCAGGTGGACGGCAGACACCTGCGGCTGGGTTCGGACCCAGCAGCAGAATACAGTGCGTGTAGCGCGGCCCCGTCAGGAGAGGCTGAATTCACCATCTGGGCCCATCTCATGGACTGTGGCACCAAACTCTCA TCTACCAAAGAGAAGATCATCTATTCTACTATCCTTGTCTACTCACCTGAAACTCCCCCTGATGGCTTGCATCGATTGGATGGTGCAACAATTCCAGTTGAATGTCATTATGAAAA GAGGTATGCTCTGGATGGCATTTCTCTGCAGCCCACCTGGATTCCTCAAGTCTCCACGACCTCGGCTGAGGACCAGATCGCTTTCAATCTGCGAATCATGACTG atgaCTGGCAGTTTGAGAGGGCATCTTACTCATATTTCCTGGGTGACCCCATTCACTTTGAAGTCTCGGCCATCCCTGGTAACCACGTGCCCCTGCGAGTCTATGTCGACCAATGTTTTGCCACAGCAACTCCTGATGCAgaggcaaaaataaaatatggctTTGTTGAGCGTGATGG GTGCCTTACTGACGCTTACCTGACAAACTCCAGCTCCCATTTCCTACGGAGAGCTAAGGAGCACCAGCTGAGATTTCAGCTGGATGCCTTCAAGTTCTACCAAGAGCCCAGAAACCAG GTCTACATAGCCTGCTACGTGAAGGCTGTTCCTGTCACATCAACTGTCAGCTCACAAAACAGGGCCTGCTCTTTGATTGAGAACAG ATGGAGGTCGGTTGATGGGAATGACCAGGAATGTAGAAGCTGCGACATCTCCCACCGGATCGAGGAGCCTCCACTCACAGAGGCCCCCGACGCTATCGCCTGGTCCAACATGATTCCTCCGGAAGGTTCAGTCCAGAACAGACCCGGACACCCTCCAGCCACTTACATGCGCCTGAGGCCACACGACAAACCTCATCAATCCTCTGCTAGATTAATgaagagaggagcagaaagCAGGTGGGTACAACAGATATTACACATCAAGCTAAGTAATTCAAACTTGTGTACCATTTACATCTCACATAAAGACTCAATCCATTTTCCTCGCCGGCAAAAATACATATCCCCTATGGACCCTTGA
- the arl14 gene encoding ADP-ribosylation factor-like protein 14, producing MGLRGSKLPEVQVLLLGLDNAGKSTLLYKLKHHACVSTVPTIGFNVEMMEARKSGKNIALILWDVGGQWKMREHWRSFHQDAGAVVFVVDSSDKTRLEEARRELDKTLRSEQLTGRPLILFANKQDVNGALTVTEIKDRFHLGKMCHGRDWFVQPCSASTGVGVEEAFRRVVQLVKLPSEPGAMKDNIKDKVHYLRASSRH from the coding sequence ATGGGTCTTCGAGGATCCAAGCTACCCGAGGTCCAAGTTCTCCTGCTGGGCCTGGACAACGCCGGGAAGTCGACGCTCCTCTACAAACTGAAGCACCACGCGTGTGTCAGCACCGTCCCCACTATCGGCTTCAACGTGGAAATGATGGAGGCGAGAAAGAGTGGGAAGAACATCGCCCTGATCCTGTGGGATGTGGGTGGTCAGTGGAAGATGCGGGAGCACTGGAGGAGTTTCCACCAGGACGCAGGGGCCGTGGTGTTCGTCGTGGACAGCTCGGACAAGACGCGTCTGGAGGAGGCGCGCAGGGAGCTGGACAAGACGCTGAGGAGCGAGCAGCTGACGGGACGTCCGCTCATTCTGTTCGCTAACAAACAGGACGTGAACGGAGCTCTGACCGTCACGGAAATCAAGGACAGGTTCCACTTGGGGAAGATGTGTCACGGGCGGGACTGGTTCGTCCAGCCTTGCTCGGCGTCCACGGGAGTTGGAGTCGAAGAGGCTTTCAGACGAGTGGTCCAACTGGTCAAACTCCCATCAGAACCCGGGGCGATGAAAGACAACATCAAGGATAAAGTGCACTACCTTAGAGCAAGCAGCAGACattaa